CATGAATCAACAGCAGCAACCACAACCGCAACAAGAACAACACCCCTACATGAATCAGCAGCAGCAACCACAACAACCCTACATGAATCAACAACAGCAGCAACCACAACAACCCTATATGAATCAACAACAGCAACCTTATGTGAATTCACAATATTATATGCCGCCACCATCTCCCTATGGAAATCAACAAGCGATGTTTTATCCACCAAAACAACCGTATCCAACTATGAATAAACAAAAGCAACAACAGCAACCGAGTCAATTTTCTAGTTTTGTTTCCCAATTTAAAACATCAGATGGCAACTATGATGTAAATAAAATGATGAACACAGCTGGGCAAATGATGAATGCAATGAATCAAGTGACGGGTATTGTGAAACAAGTTGGAGGTTTTTTTGGTAAATAATAGT
This genomic interval from Bacillus cereus contains the following:
- a CDS encoding YppG family protein, whose amino-acid sequence is MFQQPNVYQQTNPYAQQNMYQYNEDTYLRYNMYPFEPHYGNQNYYQPFEVSFGNQPQQEQPQQPYMNQQQQPQPQQEQHPYMNQQQQPQQPYMNQQQQQPQQPYMNQQQQPYVNSQYYMPPPSPYGNQQAMFYPPKQPYPTMNKQKQQQQPSQFSSFVSQFKTSDGNYDVNKMMNTAGQMMNAMNQVTGIVKQVGGFFGK